A window from Candidatus Nitrospira neomarina encodes these proteins:
- a CDS encoding mechanosensitive ion channel family protein: protein MDSFAFEKLTPFLTAKSLVMMEATLRLLLIGVVAYIGIRAVRFGLHKLERILLTVRENDEKNLLAAEKRVKTLIGLLMTIGLTLVWVVAVVMGLDQIGLDITPIIASAGIVGLAVGFGAQNLVRDIINGFFMILENQVRVGDVAVVNGTGGLVEAISFRTITLRDLSGTVHIFPNGTVTTLANMSKDWSYYVMNIGVAYKEDTDRVSSVMKEVGRDLQADPEIGPNILEPIEILGVDDFGESEVVIKARLKTLPIKQWMVGREYRRRLKKAFDQNGIEIPFPHRTLYMGEASPPFLVKNTTSQVERPTP, encoded by the coding sequence ATGGATTCGTTTGCTTTTGAAAAGCTTACTCCTTTTCTCACAGCCAAGTCGCTGGTCATGATGGAAGCCACCTTACGGCTTCTTCTTATCGGAGTTGTCGCATACATCGGAATCCGCGCCGTTCGTTTCGGCCTCCACAAACTTGAACGCATTTTACTCACTGTGAGGGAAAACGATGAGAAGAATCTGTTAGCCGCTGAAAAACGGGTGAAAACGCTCATCGGCTTGCTTATGACCATTGGCCTCACGTTGGTCTGGGTCGTCGCCGTGGTGATGGGATTGGATCAGATAGGGTTGGATATTACACCCATTATCGCCAGTGCGGGCATCGTGGGACTGGCTGTCGGCTTTGGCGCACAAAATCTGGTCCGGGATATCATCAATGGATTTTTTATGATCTTAGAAAATCAGGTACGGGTTGGAGATGTGGCCGTGGTGAATGGAACCGGTGGCTTAGTCGAAGCCATCAGTTTCCGGACCATTACCCTACGCGACCTGTCAGGAACGGTTCATATTTTTCCGAATGGCACCGTCACGACCCTCGCCAACATGAGCAAAGACTGGTCATACTATGTCATGAATATCGGTGTAGCCTATAAAGAAGATACCGATCGGGTATCTTCCGTCATGAAGGAGGTAGGCCGGGATTTACAAGCCGACCCGGAGATAGGACCAAACATTCTCGAACCCATTGAAATATTGGGAGTAGACGACTTCGGCGAATCGGAAGTCGTCATTAAAGCCAGATTGAAAACGCTACCCATCAAGCAATGGATGGTCGGGAGAGAATATCGGCGACGCCTGAAAAAAGCCTTCGACCAAAATGGAATTGAAATTCCCTTTCCCCATCGCACGCTCTATATGGGAGAGGCCAGCCCCCCATTTTTAGTCAAAAACACTACGTCCCAGGTGGAGAGGCCAACGCCTTAA
- the clpB gene encoding ATP-dependent chaperone ClpB encodes MDLNRMTIKLQEALQAASGIAMRRSHQGIDVEHLLLALLEQSGGLAHPILEHTGVSPTAVKNAAEQALQKVPQVQGSGAPPGQVHLSPRLAKVLNQAEAEMKELRDEFLSVEHVILAMVAEGGVFTSMGLKRDKVLAGLQEVRGNQRVTSQDPEGTYQALEKYGRDLTRLASQGKLDPVIGRDEEIRRVVQILSRRTKNNPVLIGEPGVGKTAIVEGLAQRIIKGDVPEGLKNKRLIVLDMGALVAGAKFRGEFEERLKAVLKEIQSSQGQILLFIDELHTVVGAGAAEGSMDAANLLKPMLARGELHLIGATTLDEYRKHIEKDAALERRFQPVVVDQPSVEDTISILRGLKERYEVHHGVRIKDSALVAASRLSNRYIGDRFLPDKAIDLIDEASARLRTEIDSMPAEMDEISRKVLQLEIEREALKKETDAASRTRLTHIEEELKAKQAGLNDLKTQWDAEKSSVGKLQTIRQEIEGVKQQIEQAERQYDLNRVAELRYGTLPKLEKSMKEEEERLANQQGTSRLLKEEVDEDDIAEVVSRWTGIPVSRLLQGEVEKLLHLDEWLHKRVIGQDEAVKAVAEAVLRARSGIKDPNRPIGSFLFLGPTGVGKTELARALAHTLFDNEANMVRIDMSEYMEKHTVARLIGAPPGYVGYEEGGQLTEAVRRRPFSVILFDEIEKAHHDVFNVLLQVLDDGRLTDSQGRTVDFKNTVLIMTSNLGSQDILEAQQRNMDYEAIRALVLKEIQQHFRPEFLNRVDEIVVFHPLKREELAQIVEIQLERLRVRLADRRMSLELSPAAVADLAARGYDQVYGARPLKRLLQQEIETPLSRLIIQGKAVDGQRIVGDLIDGKFVLTAQENVEA; translated from the coding sequence ATGGACCTTAACCGAATGACGATCAAATTACAGGAAGCCTTGCAGGCTGCCTCGGGGATCGCGATGCGACGAAGCCATCAAGGGATTGATGTGGAACATCTCCTGCTGGCGTTGCTGGAGCAATCCGGTGGATTGGCTCACCCGATTTTAGAGCATACGGGAGTCTCTCCGACCGCCGTCAAAAATGCCGCAGAGCAAGCGTTACAGAAGGTGCCACAGGTTCAGGGGAGTGGGGCGCCTCCGGGTCAGGTGCATCTCTCTCCGCGACTGGCAAAGGTGCTCAATCAGGCGGAAGCGGAAATGAAGGAACTCCGGGACGAATTCTTGAGTGTCGAGCATGTCATCCTGGCCATGGTGGCGGAAGGGGGCGTGTTTACCTCCATGGGACTCAAGCGGGATAAGGTCCTCGCCGGCCTTCAGGAAGTGCGGGGCAATCAGCGTGTGACCAGCCAGGATCCCGAGGGCACGTATCAGGCATTAGAAAAATATGGTCGGGATTTGACCCGGTTGGCCAGCCAGGGAAAATTGGATCCCGTGATCGGCCGGGATGAAGAAATTCGTCGTGTGGTACAGATCCTGTCCCGCCGCACCAAGAACAATCCGGTCCTGATCGGAGAACCGGGTGTGGGAAAAACGGCCATTGTCGAAGGCCTGGCACAACGGATCATCAAAGGGGATGTGCCGGAGGGACTGAAAAATAAACGCTTGATCGTGCTTGATATGGGTGCCCTGGTGGCGGGTGCCAAATTTCGCGGGGAATTTGAAGAGCGGTTAAAAGCCGTCTTAAAAGAAATTCAATCCTCCCAGGGACAGATCCTCTTGTTTATCGATGAATTGCATACGGTCGTGGGGGCCGGAGCGGCGGAGGGATCCATGGATGCCGCCAACCTGCTGAAGCCGATGTTGGCCAGAGGGGAACTCCATCTGATCGGTGCCACCACGCTGGATGAATACCGGAAACATATTGAAAAAGATGCGGCCCTGGAGCGGCGGTTCCAGCCGGTGGTGGTCGATCAGCCGTCGGTGGAAGATACCATCTCCATTCTGCGTGGATTAAAGGAGCGGTATGAAGTCCATCATGGGGTGCGCATCAAAGACTCGGCATTAGTGGCAGCCTCACGTCTATCCAATCGCTACATCGGTGACCGGTTCCTGCCAGATAAAGCGATTGACCTCATCGACGAAGCCAGCGCGCGATTGCGAACCGAAATCGACAGCATGCCCGCCGAAATGGATGAGATCTCCCGAAAAGTCCTGCAGTTGGAAATTGAACGGGAAGCCTTAAAGAAAGAAACCGATGCTGCCAGCCGCACCCGGTTAACCCATATTGAGGAAGAGTTGAAAGCCAAACAGGCAGGGTTAAATGACTTGAAAACCCAATGGGATGCGGAGAAATCGTCGGTCGGGAAATTACAAACGATCCGGCAGGAGATCGAAGGCGTCAAACAGCAAATCGAACAGGCCGAGCGGCAGTATGACCTGAATCGCGTGGCGGAGTTGCGCTATGGCACTTTGCCTAAACTGGAAAAATCCATGAAAGAGGAGGAAGAGCGGCTGGCCAATCAGCAAGGCACCAGTCGTCTGCTCAAAGAAGAGGTTGATGAAGATGACATTGCCGAAGTAGTCAGCCGGTGGACGGGCATTCCTGTGAGCCGGTTACTCCAAGGCGAAGTGGAAAAACTGCTGCACCTCGATGAATGGTTACACAAACGCGTGATCGGTCAGGATGAAGCCGTCAAAGCGGTGGCCGAAGCCGTGTTGCGTGCCCGGTCCGGCATCAAAGATCCCAATCGCCCCATCGGGTCGTTTCTCTTCCTGGGACCGACCGGCGTCGGCAAAACCGAGTTGGCACGGGCCCTGGCGCATACCCTCTTCGATAACGAAGCCAATATGGTGCGTATCGATATGTCGGAGTATATGGAAAAACATACGGTGGCCCGATTGATCGGCGCCCCTCCAGGGTATGTGGGCTATGAAGAAGGCGGGCAGTTAACCGAAGCGGTGCGGCGCAGACCCTTCTCGGTCATCCTCTTCGATGAAATCGAAAAGGCGCATCATGATGTCTTTAACGTCCTCCTTCAAGTTTTAGATGACGGGCGGTTAACCGACTCACAAGGCCGAACGGTGGACTTCAAAAACACGGTGCTCATCATGACTTCGAATCTGGGCAGTCAGGATATTTTGGAAGCCCAGCAACGGAATATGGACTATGAAGCCATTCGCGCCTTAGTGCTCAAAGAAATCCAACAGCATTTCCGTCCCGAATTCTTAAACCGGGTTGATGAAATTGTCGTCTTCCATCCCTTGAAACGGGAGGAACTGGCGCAAATCGTCGAAATACAATTGGAACGGCTCAGGGTCAGATTGGCGGACCGGCGGATGTCCCTGGAGCTCTCCCCGGCGGCCGTCGCCGATTTGGCCGCGCGGGGCTACGACCAGGTCTATGGAGCACGGCCGTTGAAACGCCTGCTTCAACAGGAAATCGAAACGCCGCTTTCCCGGCTGATCATCCAGGGCAAAGCGGTGGATGGCCAACGCATTGTGGGCGATCTGATTGACGGCAAGTTCGTCCTCACCGCCCAGGAAAATGTAGAGGCCTAA
- a CDS encoding porin: protein MIGDLIPGITFHHSQKAHSRGGLLGLGFALLVVAGGTSVSEAAVLTKEDFKLYGYVAASYTQNFNYPKNSGANANQLRIFDGDANSFRPNMAQLVFEKEGTNASNVVERAGFRIKLDFGEDAQFIGGRTGDDVDFQELYVQYVAPIGNGLDIRLGRMNTLVGYEVIESPFNLNYSRSWLFGLGQPFTTTGIRLFYPFTEKLSVAAGVISSFTGLTEDNNTAKSVEGLVSYRPTEALGLNVYGIVGKESSNTRSGSGTRVLIGGYATFQATDQLGFVVEAYYANQENGSAISSGRNARWDGVAGYVIYDFNEQWGLRFRGEIWEDAGGDLSCLGTAGSGGNANVCAVSAPIAQTLWENTVTLQYKPTPSLITRLEFRYDKSNQNVFLDGRNTLTNNQQTLAVEAIFLF, encoded by the coding sequence ATGATTGGAGACCTAATACCTGGAATCACCTTTCACCATTCACAGAAGGCCCATAGCCGTGGAGGGTTATTGGGCCTTGGTTTTGCGCTGCTTGTGGTGGCCGGCGGCACGAGCGTGAGTGAGGCGGCGGTGTTAACCAAGGAGGATTTCAAACTCTATGGGTATGTGGCGGCTTCCTACACACAAAATTTCAATTATCCAAAAAATTCTGGGGCCAATGCGAATCAATTGCGCATCTTTGACGGGGATGCCAATTCTTTCAGACCCAATATGGCGCAATTGGTCTTTGAAAAGGAAGGCACCAACGCCAGCAATGTCGTCGAACGTGCCGGCTTTCGAATAAAATTAGATTTTGGGGAAGACGCTCAATTTATCGGTGGGCGAACTGGTGATGACGTTGATTTCCAGGAACTGTATGTCCAGTATGTCGCCCCGATCGGAAATGGGCTCGATATTCGGCTCGGCCGCATGAATACCTTGGTGGGGTATGAAGTCATTGAGAGTCCCTTTAATCTTAATTATTCCCGATCGTGGCTGTTTGGATTGGGACAGCCATTTACCACCACCGGGATTCGGCTGTTCTATCCTTTCACCGAAAAGCTGTCGGTGGCTGCGGGCGTGATCAGTTCATTTACCGGCTTGACGGAAGACAATAATACGGCGAAATCTGTGGAAGGGTTAGTGTCCTATCGCCCCACGGAAGCGCTTGGATTGAATGTGTATGGCATTGTTGGAAAGGAAAGTTCTAATACGCGATCGGGTTCTGGCACACGGGTTCTTATCGGTGGGTATGCGACCTTCCAGGCTACTGATCAATTGGGTTTTGTGGTGGAAGCGTATTATGCCAATCAGGAAAATGGGAGTGCCATCAGCTCGGGTCGCAATGCTCGTTGGGATGGTGTCGCGGGATACGTCATTTATGATTTCAATGAACAATGGGGTCTCCGTTTTCGTGGAGAAATTTGGGAGGACGCCGGAGGCGATCTGAGTTGTTTGGGGACGGCCGGATCCGGTGGAAATGCGAATGTCTGTGCTGTGTCAGCTCCGATCGCACAAACCCTTTGGGAGAACACGGTGACCCTTCAATATAAGCCGACTCCGTCGCTGATCACCCGATTGGAATTTCGCTATGACAAATCAAATCAAAATGTCTTTCTAGATGGAAGAAATACTCTGACTAATAACCAACAGACACTGGCGGTTGAAGCCATTTTCCTCTTTTAA
- a CDS encoding ammonium transporter produces MKVYIHKARRTIFSAVLSVLVLNGLGSSVWAQDGGTSDLSAGDTAWVLMSSALVLAMIIPGLALFYGGMVRSKNVLSTMMHSFIAVCLVSVVWVFWGYSLAFAPDVGGVIGGLDWLGLIGVGPEPLEGSTIPHLAFMVFQLMFAAITVALISGAIAERMKFSAFALFAVLWVTFIYAPLAHWVWGGGWLAELGDLDFAGGTVVHISSGVAALACALVLGKRHGYGTENMSPHNLPFTVIGASLLWVGWFGFNAGSALAANGIAASAFVATHVATAAGALAWVGVEGLYRGRATVLGAASGAVAGLVSITPAAGYVGPIGALVIGFGGGVVCYLGVFLKHRLGYDDALDVLGIHGIGGTWGAVATGLFASMGGGTGLFFGNPSQVIIQVIGVGATWAFSFVGTYLILKLVEGTIGLRVTREDEVLGCDLTQHRERAYG; encoded by the coding sequence ATGAAGGTCTATATTCACAAAGCCAGGAGAACCATATTTTCGGCAGTCCTGTCTGTTTTGGTCTTGAACGGGTTGGGCTCATCCGTGTGGGCTCAAGATGGAGGCACGTCAGATCTCAGTGCCGGCGACACGGCTTGGGTGTTGATGTCCTCGGCCCTGGTGTTGGCCATGATCATACCCGGATTGGCGTTGTTTTATGGCGGGATGGTCCGGAGTAAAAACGTGTTAAGCACAATGATGCATAGTTTTATTGCCGTCTGTCTCGTCAGTGTGGTGTGGGTGTTTTGGGGGTATAGCCTCGCGTTTGCGCCGGATGTGGGAGGCGTCATTGGCGGACTCGACTGGTTGGGATTGATAGGGGTGGGACCAGAACCGCTTGAAGGTTCCACGATTCCTCATTTGGCCTTCATGGTGTTTCAGCTCATGTTTGCGGCGATTACCGTGGCGCTCATCAGTGGAGCCATTGCGGAGCGAATGAAATTTAGTGCCTTTGCTTTGTTTGCCGTGTTGTGGGTCACCTTCATTTATGCGCCTCTGGCTCATTGGGTTTGGGGAGGTGGGTGGCTCGCAGAATTGGGTGATTTGGATTTTGCCGGTGGGACGGTGGTCCACATCAGTTCGGGGGTGGCTGCGTTAGCCTGCGCGCTTGTCTTGGGAAAACGCCACGGATATGGTACCGAAAATATGAGCCCCCATAACCTGCCGTTTACGGTCATCGGGGCCAGTTTGTTGTGGGTCGGGTGGTTTGGATTTAACGCAGGAAGTGCCCTCGCGGCCAATGGAATTGCGGCGAGTGCCTTTGTGGCCACTCATGTGGCGACGGCTGCCGGAGCGTTAGCCTGGGTTGGCGTGGAGGGACTCTATCGAGGAAGAGCGACTGTGTTGGGCGCGGCCAGCGGTGCCGTTGCAGGTCTGGTGTCTATCACACCAGCCGCCGGATATGTGGGGCCCATCGGGGCGCTTGTGATTGGGTTTGGAGGAGGCGTGGTGTGTTATCTCGGAGTATTTTTAAAACATAGACTGGGCTATGATGATGCCTTGGACGTGCTTGGCATCCATGGGATCGGAGGAACCTGGGGGGCCGTGGCCACCGGCTTATTTGCGAGCATGGGTGGAGGCACCGGGCTCTTTTTCGGAAACCCCTCCCAGGTCATCATCCAAGTCATTGGAGTGGGCGCAACATGGGCGTTCTCATTTGTCGGCACCTATCTCATCCTCAAACTGGTTGAGGGCACGATCGGGTTACGTGTCACTCGAGAAGATGAGGTGCTCGGCTGTGATCTGACCCAACACCGGGAACGGGCCTATGGGTAA
- a CDS encoding ammonium transporter yields the protein MGRLTGLVVGLSFTQPFAVWAGEEGLPKIDTGDTAWLLMSSALVLCMTLPGLALFYGGLVRKKNVLGTIMHTMVILCVISLVWVLCGYSLAFGPDVGGVIGSLAWVGLNGVGLDPSPVYASTVPHQVFMFFQLMFAAITVALITGSVAERMKFKALLMFAVLWSLLIYAPLAHWVWGGGWLAKLGALDFAGGAVVHISSGFGALVCAVMLGKRKGFGAEPMPPHDLPMTVLGAGLLWFGWFGFNAGSALGANGVAAAAFLATHTAASAGGLSWMVAEWVHRGKPTTLGVASGVVAGLATVTPAAGFIGPMAALLIGLVAGTVCYIAVVWKMRLGYDDSLDVVGIHGVGGFMGILATGLFASIGAQGFFFGNPGQFGIQVVLALVTLAFSVIGTYLILKIVDVTVGLRVSAQDEEMGLDLSQHNERAYS from the coding sequence ATGGGAAGATTGACCGGACTGGTGGTTGGCCTGAGTTTCACTCAACCCTTTGCTGTTTGGGCAGGTGAAGAGGGTTTGCCGAAAATTGATACGGGGGATACGGCCTGGCTCTTAATGTCTTCGGCGCTGGTGTTGTGTATGACGCTTCCCGGTCTGGCCTTATTCTACGGCGGACTGGTTCGCAAAAAAAATGTGCTCGGAACCATCATGCATACGATGGTGATTCTGTGTGTCATTAGCCTGGTTTGGGTGCTGTGCGGATACAGTTTAGCCTTCGGTCCTGATGTTGGAGGGGTCATTGGCAGCCTGGCATGGGTGGGTCTGAATGGTGTGGGATTGGATCCCAGTCCGGTATATGCGTCGACGGTGCCCCATCAAGTCTTTATGTTCTTCCAGCTCATGTTTGCCGCCATCACCGTCGCTCTGATTACCGGCAGTGTGGCCGAGCGGATGAAATTTAAAGCGTTACTTATGTTTGCCGTCTTATGGTCCCTTCTGATCTATGCCCCCTTGGCCCATTGGGTATGGGGGGGCGGGTGGTTGGCCAAGCTTGGCGCTTTGGATTTTGCCGGAGGGGCGGTCGTCCATATCTCTTCCGGATTCGGAGCCCTGGTCTGTGCCGTGATGCTTGGGAAGCGCAAGGGATTTGGTGCAGAGCCGATGCCTCCACATGATTTGCCGATGACCGTCCTTGGTGCCGGCCTCCTCTGGTTCGGGTGGTTCGGCTTTAACGCGGGGAGTGCGTTAGGAGCCAATGGCGTGGCCGCGGCGGCGTTTCTTGCCACTCATACGGCCGCCTCGGCCGGGGGACTCAGTTGGATGGTAGCCGAATGGGTCCATAGGGGAAAACCAACCACGTTAGGGGTCGCCAGTGGAGTGGTCGCGGGTTTGGCCACGGTGACGCCCGCTGCAGGATTTATCGGGCCGATGGCAGCCCTTCTGATTGGTCTGGTTGCCGGCACCGTGTGTTATATCGCGGTCGTGTGGAAAATGCGGCTCGGCTATGATGATTCGCTTGATGTCGTGGGCATTCATGGCGTGGGCGGATTTATGGGCATATTAGCGACAGGGTTGTTTGCCTCCATCGGAGCCCAGGGTTTCTTTTTTGGAAATCCAGGACAGTTTGGTATACAAGTGGTATTGGCTTTGGTAACCTTGGCGTTTTCTGTCATCGGGACCTATCTCATTCTTAAAATCGTGGATGTGACAGTGGGGCTGAGAGTCTCCGCCCAGGACGAGGAAATGGGGTTGGACCTCAGTCAACACAACGAACGGGCTTATTCCTAA
- a CDS encoding P-II family nitrogen regulator, which yields MKLIQAIIKPFKLDEVKDALIELGIQGMTVTEVKGFGRQKGHKETYRGTEYQIEFVPKIKLEIALADDRVGEALEAIMRAAKTGSIGDGKIFVSELHSVIRIRTGESGEGAV from the coding sequence ATGAAGCTGATTCAAGCCATTATTAAACCCTTTAAGTTAGATGAAGTGAAAGATGCTTTGATCGAGTTGGGTATTCAGGGCATGACTGTCACCGAAGTGAAGGGATTTGGTCGTCAAAAAGGTCATAAAGAGACCTATCGTGGCACTGAATATCAGATTGAATTCGTTCCAAAAATTAAACTGGAAATCGCCTTGGCCGATGATCGAGTGGGAGAGGCTCTGGAAGCCATTATGCGTGCAGCCAAAACCGGCAGTATTGGGGATGGAAAGATTTTTGTTTCCGAATTACATAGCGTCATCCGTATTCGTACGGGGGAATCGGGCGAAGGAGCAGTCTGA
- the glnA gene encoding type I glutamate--ammonia ligase: MTAKEVLDFAKKNKVEMVDVKFVDLMGTWQHFSIPTSELTLDLFKEGSGFDGSSIRGWRMIQNSDMLVVPDPNTACMDPFMEIPTLSLIADVQDPITRTIYERDPRGVALRAEQYLKSTKIGDISYWGPEAEFFIFDHVSFDQNSHSGYYFVDSEEGIWNSGKDGVNLGSRPRHKEGYFPVAPVDSQQDIRSEMCREMEKAGIRVEKHHHEVATAGQAEIDLRFDTLVKMADQMMMYKYIVRNVARRHNKTVTFMPKPLYGDNGTGMHTHQSIWKDGKPLFAGKEYAGVSQMCLYYIGGILKHGPALAALTNPITNSYKRLTPGFEAPVLLAYSSRNRSAGIRIPMYSPSPKAKRIEVRFPDPSCNMYLAFSAMLMAGLDGIQNKIHPGEAMDKNLYDLEPEELGNIPSLPSSLDQALKALEDDHEFLLKGGVFSEDLLEAWIAYKRSNEIDAIRVRPHPYEYFMYYDV; encoded by the coding sequence ATGACCGCGAAAGAAGTGTTGGATTTTGCGAAAAAGAACAAGGTGGAAATGGTCGACGTGAAGTTTGTCGATCTCATGGGGACCTGGCAGCATTTTTCGATTCCGACATCAGAGTTAACGTTAGACCTCTTTAAAGAAGGCTCTGGATTTGATGGATCGTCTATTCGTGGCTGGCGCATGATCCAAAATAGCGACATGTTGGTGGTGCCTGACCCGAATACCGCCTGCATGGATCCATTTATGGAAATTCCGACGTTAAGCCTGATTGCCGACGTGCAAGATCCGATTACCCGGACCATCTACGAGCGGGATCCCCGTGGAGTGGCACTTCGAGCGGAACAATATCTCAAGAGCACGAAAATCGGAGATATTTCCTACTGGGGCCCTGAAGCCGAATTTTTTATTTTTGACCATGTGTCGTTTGATCAAAACAGTCACTCCGGTTACTACTTTGTTGATTCAGAAGAGGGCATCTGGAATTCCGGAAAAGATGGAGTCAACCTCGGGTCACGACCGCGCCACAAGGAGGGCTATTTCCCCGTGGCCCCCGTCGATTCGCAACAGGATATCCGGTCGGAGATGTGCCGGGAAATGGAAAAAGCCGGAATCAGGGTGGAAAAGCATCATCATGAAGTAGCCACAGCGGGCCAGGCCGAAATCGATCTTCGATTCGATACTCTGGTCAAGATGGCCGATCAGATGATGATGTACAAATATATTGTGCGCAATGTCGCGCGGCGGCATAACAAAACCGTGACCTTCATGCCCAAGCCGCTCTATGGGGATAATGGCACCGGAATGCATACGCATCAGAGTATTTGGAAAGACGGAAAGCCTCTGTTTGCCGGGAAGGAATATGCGGGTGTCTCGCAGATGTGCTTATATTATATCGGCGGGATACTCAAACATGGTCCGGCCCTAGCCGCGCTCACTAATCCGATTACGAATTCGTACAAACGCCTGACACCGGGCTTTGAAGCACCGGTGTTGCTGGCCTATTCCAGCCGGAACCGATCGGCCGGCATCCGGATTCCCATGTATTCTCCGAGTCCCAAGGCCAAGCGCATTGAGGTTCGATTCCCTGATCCTTCCTGCAACATGTATTTGGCGTTCAGTGCCATGCTGATGGCCGGATTGGACGGGATTCAAAATAAAATCCATCCAGGCGAAGCCATGGATAAAAATCTTTATGATTTAGAACCGGAGGAGTTAGGGAATATTCCTTCATTGCCTTCGAGTCTGGACCAGGCCTTAAAGGCGCTTGAGGATGACCATGAATTTCTTTTGAAAGGCGGAGTGTTTTCCGAGGACCTGCTTGAAGCCTGGATCGCCTATAAACGGTCTAATGAAATCGATGCCATTCGAGTCAGGCCACACCCGTATGAATACTTCATGTACTATGATGTGTAA
- a CDS encoding DUF423 domain-containing protein: MARQILLSGALMAFLGVAIGAFGAHGLKPFLSEQMLGVFETGVRYHLIHALGMLSAGLSLVYVPLRQFRWAGWAFSLGIVLFSGSLYVMSLSGVRGLGMITPFGGLCFLVGWGLLARGYWKAFPSPNTPSSPPESKESMP; the protein is encoded by the coding sequence ATGGCACGGCAAATACTGCTGAGTGGGGCGCTGATGGCGTTCCTTGGTGTTGCGATTGGCGCATTTGGCGCACATGGACTCAAGCCGTTTCTTTCTGAACAGATGTTGGGGGTCTTTGAAACCGGTGTGCGGTATCATTTGATCCATGCCCTTGGCATGCTCAGTGCCGGCTTGAGTTTGGTCTATGTTCCCCTTCGCCAGTTCAGGTGGGCCGGTTGGGCCTTTTCCCTGGGCATCGTGTTGTTTTCAGGAAGCCTGTATGTCATGTCCCTATCGGGTGTACGTGGATTAGGGATGATCACTCCTTTTGGAGGGTTGTGTTTTCTTGTGGGGTGGGGCCTGTTGGCAAGAGGTTATTGGAAAGCCTTTCCCTCCCCAAATACACCATCCTCTCCTCCAGAGAGTAAAGAGTCGATGCCCTAA
- a CDS encoding RrF2 family transcriptional regulator produces the protein MRFSKKSEYALRAMMELTQEFGKGLVQRKSLAERQNIPLGFLEMILLSLKNAGLIGSRRGAHGGVYLIKSPREVTLGQIIRLLDGPLAPIACVSQTAYQKCQDCPHAATTTCPIQRIMLDVRNAIASVLDHYTLEDFVFPQQGGGVSNMKIQPVPGATQKKKKSSGKSS, from the coding sequence ATGCGATTTTCTAAAAAAAGCGAATACGCCTTGCGGGCCATGATGGAACTGACTCAGGAGTTCGGGAAGGGACTTGTGCAACGGAAATCCCTGGCGGAGCGGCAGAATATTCCATTGGGTTTTCTGGAAATGATTTTGTTGTCCTTAAAAAACGCAGGATTGATTGGGAGTCGTCGTGGCGCCCATGGCGGGGTGTATTTAATTAAGTCGCCCCGTGAAGTCACCTTGGGTCAGATTATTCGCCTTCTGGATGGCCCTCTCGCACCGATCGCCTGTGTGAGTCAGACGGCGTATCAAAAATGCCAGGATTGTCCTCATGCCGCTACGACGACGTGTCCGATTCAGCGCATCATGCTGGATGTGCGGAATGCCATTGCATCGGTCCTTGATCATTATACTCTTGAAGATTTTGTATTCCCCCAGCAGGGAGGGGGAGTTTCCAATATGAAAATACAACCGGTACCAGGTGCAACACAGAAGAAAAAAAAGTCGTCGGGAAAATCATCTTAG
- a CDS encoding DUF2061 domain-containing protein, with translation METHWRSVVKGVSWRAVGTLDTTLLVFIFSGELLLAASVGLTELVTKIFLYWLHERVWQKIQWGRIYPTTSSP, from the coding sequence ATGGAAACTCATTGGCGTAGTGTGGTGAAGGGTGTGAGTTGGCGGGCAGTTGGGACGTTGGATACCACCCTTTTGGTGTTTATTTTTTCTGGAGAACTCCTTCTTGCCGCTTCGGTGGGATTAACGGAATTGGTCACGAAAATTTTTTTATATTGGCTTCATGAGCGAGTCTGGCAAAAAATTCAATGGGGACGGATCTATCCCACAACCAGTTCACCATAA